AAAAAGTATCATGCGTCTCTTTTTGTGGAAAATTCAATAATTGATACAAAGTATAAAGCAGCCAAATAAATTAAAGTACTGATAACAAGGTTTGGATGACAACTATATAGTCATAGCAACAGACACTCAAATAGTTCTGTAATAATGGGAACATTTCACTGTAAAACtttaattaaaaatgaatttgacatTTGAAGTAAGTTTCCATCACTTGAAGTGTCGAGTACccaatacatatattttttctaacCAGTATATCAATATTCCCCACGTAAGGTaatgatacagtgtcaatctaACGTATACAACACCGCGCTACCAATCTCGTCCAAATACTATGAATCATACACAATGAAAGTCATTAGGATCTTTTACATGTTTCCTCTGTCTTCCTTAAAGTGTATTCTTCTAAATCAGTTGAAAGTAAACTGGGCAAACACTCGCACAAGCCATGGCCTCTGGGAGGAATGTTATTCCGGTGTGCTGTTTCAACAAATGAGGCCCCGCCCTCCATTTTCTTTAGAAGTGAGGAGTCTGCCAATCTCACCAACGGCTGATTTCACCGCCTCAATAAGAAACAAATTCAAAGCATTGTATCTGAAGTGGAGACAAATTGATTCGGGAGGACTCGCTCATTCTTCCGTACTTTGTGGAGTTGTTAAGAGTGCTTGTCGACTTACACGATTTGATGAGGATATGAGCGGTCCAGCGCAGAAAACACCAGACATGGATATGCTATCAACATCGTCGTTTGACGGGGACTCTGACGATATTACAGTGGACGATGGTGACGATTCTCATTGTTCTTTGTCTGGCATGTATTCTTATTCTGAGAGAGATCATCAAACGCACGAAATGACATCATACAGTGTTGACAAGAAGAAACCACTAACGGACAAGTGCATGGATGAAAGAGAATTACAAGCCCTCAGACTGAAGATAAACTCCAGAGAACGACGGAGGATGCACGACCTGAATTCCGCTTTGGATGGATTAAGAGAAGTGATGCCGTACGCACACGGACCATCAGTCCGCAAACTGTCAAAAATCGCAACACTGTTATTAGCAAAAAACTATATTCTCATGCTGAACAATTCCCTGGAAGAGATGAAGAAACTTGTAAGTGATATCTACCAGACCCACCCAAACAGACCCAGGGCGCCACCTGTCGCTCACATACATCATTCGCACCACCTCCCAGCCCCACATCTTTCCCCACTTTCTCCAATGCCTCAGATTCAACATCCGGTCCACACAACGGAGGTTGATAACATCCGTGCCAGTTCTTCTAAAGAGGGACAAATGACGCCATTACCGAATATCCACGAGCGACATATGCTCTCACACAGATGGCCCGTGCCGTGCGCGTGCAGTCAGTGCATGATGGATTCTATGAGGATGTCTTACAATTCCATAGCAACCAAGTATCCAGGGGCAACTTTACCAAGTCCGTCGTCTTTTCGAAAATAACTGGCAACTTTGATGATTTAACAAACTCGCCATGACTGTGCCATAATTCATTACTACTGAGTGCCTATCCTTCGCCTTATGTACAGACCCAATCGTTGTGAATTTTGCATCCTCAGACCAATATACCGagtatgtgtttgtgtgtttcTGAGAGAAGAAGGACTTTTTCCCGATGTTTGGATAACCTTAACGTTTCGATGAATATACTTCTGCCTTCATCATCTTTGATCACGTGACCCATCGTTTTATCCCCAGGATTTCCGATTCTGTACAAATCTACCTGGACTGGCGCGCAGTTCCCTTACCCTATATATAACTATGCACCTTGTCGATACCGTTATTTTGTAGATCTGTACTTTACCAATAAAGTATATGGAACTGTAGACCacatcttatatatatttttcctttttttcacCCAATCATTTCTGAAAcgaaatattattttgtaatgTAAGCTATGGTATAACCGATAACCGAATCAGAGTTTAAAATGCAAATACCAACTTTTTCATCTATATTTCATACGTACCTATATCATACTAATACACGTTAACTGTTATGTATTGAATTGTATCGTATTTGAAATTAATGGCTGTAAACATCATTtgtttaattatcaaaatgacaattttatCATATTTCGTTTCATGTATGGTTAATGGTTACGGTTACGTCATCAAtggatcattattattattaattattattattattttaaaagaattgttcGATATTCGAAATAGTAAAACGGCAATATtatattattaaattaaatagTATTTATGACAGTCTGATATCACTTAACTAAGAAGTACAATGACAATATGATATCATAACTAAACAGAATAACGACTGTATGATCATAATTAGCTAAACAGAATAACGACTGTATGGTAATAATTAGATAAACAGAATAGCGAGAGCATGCTATTATTTAGTTAAATAAAAAAGGCAGCATAATGTTATCTAATTAAATAGTATACTGGCAGCATAAAGTTATCTAACTAAAAAGTATAGCGACAGCATAATGCTATCTAACTAAAGAGTATAGCGACAGCATAATTTTATCTAACTAAAAACTATAACGGCAGTATAATGTTATCTGACTAAATAATATAACGACAGCATACTGTTATCTGACTAAATAATATAACGACAGCATACTGTTATCTGACTAAATAATATAACGGCAGTAAAAAGTTATCTAACTGAATAATATAACGACAACATAAAGTTATCTAACTGAATAATATAACGACAGCATACTGTTATTTAACTGAATAATATAACgactacgcctcggttgacaatggttttctcggggtgaaaattttcaatgttaccctcaactacatgtaatatttgtttaattataCTGAATGTCATATAAAAACTTATGTCTGTTTACATTttatcaatcactgtcatgcgatatctCGTATATCGATATGGGtattcgcgtttattacaaactcTCAAGCAACGTCATCTAATAATCTACGGcaaaccgtacgcgcataaatttgacgcatgtgataatttttataatatcacccgttgttaAGTAATGtcacccgttgctagatactaccaccctggagcgcgtgctttctgttcttagagggtaacaatatttttttgcaaacgcttctcgaccaatcaaattcaagtattttatataaaagtatAATAAAACTAAATAGTAGAACGAGAGCATAATGTTATCTCactaaatattttgttgttgttgtaaaatcACGTTCAGACACTTTTGCACATTGTAAATGAGTTTTTGAAATGTCACATTTtgtgaaatcaatgaaaatagtACACTGTAGTAAACACATAGTATGGTGTAGTAGTAGTAATTTGTTTATAGAACCCTTAGTAAATCGAGTGAGTAGAACGTGAAACATCGTCCTTAACAGGTGAAATGTGTCAATAATTGTGTATGCCAATAATTGTGTAAGCCAGTCTTTCTTGGTGTTTGCATGGTATATTATACTAAAAATACTCCAAGGAAATTTCGTGTTAAGAAAAACTATAAATGCACGCGATAGGAAACTAAAGTCGATGATGTATTCGCATGTATTATGATCACATGTCTATTTCAATCACGCGTCGCGTATGTTTCTTTCATGAGTAAGATAGACTACAATGTCAGTTATTTGTAACAGTATAAACGGATTGGATTCATTTATCTACCAAATGTAACACATCCGATAGGGATTTCACGTAGGTATAAGATATCAAAAGACTTCTAGCTCGATCTCCAGTAGGGATAAGGAGAATTTTAAACTCTAGAACCGCCCCTCATTTATCCCGGAACATGCGGATGACAGGGGTTATTTTAACGTGGAACATTTAATCAGAATCCGGGTAGCTTACCACAAAAGCAAATCTCAATATTGGTCCTGTCAAAAACGTGATGTGTTAGTCAGCTCTTGAATGATGGGAAAGGTAATTAGTCATACCTAAGTCAGTGTA
Above is a genomic segment from Ostrea edulis chromosome 3, xbOstEdul1.1, whole genome shotgun sequence containing:
- the LOC125675737 gene encoding uncharacterized protein LOC125675737 codes for the protein MIQCQSNVYNTALPISSKYYESYTMKVIRIFYMFPLSSLKCILLNQLKVNWANTRTSHGLWEECYSGVLFQQMRPRPPFSLEVRSLPISPTADFTASIRNKFKALYLKWRQIDSGGLAHSSVLCGVVKSACRLTRFDEDMSGPAQKTPDMDMLSTSSFDGDSDDITVDDGDDSHCSLSGMYSYSERDHQTHEMTSYSVDKKKPLTDKCMDERELQALRLKINSRERRRMHDLNSALDGLREVMPYAHGPSVRKLSKIATLLLAKNYILMLNNSLEEMKKLVSDIYQTHPNRPRAPPVAHIHHSHHLPAPHLSPLSPMPQIQHPVHTTEVDNIRASSSKEGQMTPLPNIHERHMLSHRWPVPCACSQCMMDSMRMSYNSIATKYPGATLPSPSSFRK